Part of the Rhodococcus sp. OK302 genome is shown below.
CGTCAGTGGCGAGCGAGGCGACGGACAGATACGTCAGCGTCGTCCGAGTCCGCTTCACGGGATGACGGTCCAGGCGCCCGGTTTCGACCTTGCTCTCGTAGACGCCGTAACCCACTGCAGGCCTGCCCAATTGCATGATCACATTCGCTCCGGCAGCCAGTAACCCAAGGCCGGACATCGCTTTTTCGATCTCCGCGTCGACGTCGACACTTCGCGTCAATTCCTCGCCCGTCGTCATTCCTGCTCCCTCTGTGACCATATCTGCGAACATGCGTGATCAGATTAGTGAATCTTCGAAACGACAAGATGTCAAGATGGTCTACATGAATGACCAACCGCGCCCCTATGGCGGCGTCGACGGGGCACGTCGAGTGGAGCAACGACGTGAGTCCCTGATCGAGGCCGGCCTCGAACTGATGGGATCACCGGAACCTGAACTCACGGTTCGCGGAGTCTGCAAACAGGCTGGTGTCGCCGCCCGGTACTTCTACGAAAGCTTTGCCGACCGCGACGCGCTGATGTCGGCCGTGTACGACAGCGTTGTCACCGACATTGCGATATCCACCCAGGCTGCCGTAGACACCGCCGAATCCGAGCACGACAAGGCGGTTGCCGGCATCGCGAATATCGTCCAGACCATCGCGCGCGACCCTCGGCGCGGCCGCCTACTGTTCTCGACCGCCTTGACCAACCCGATACTTGCCAACCGACGTCGTGATTCGACGATGGCGTTTGTCGGACTCCTCGCCGGCAACGCCAAAACGTTCTACCGACTCGGGGACAGCAGACAACTGACCCTGACAGCCACCTTCTTGGTGGGTGGTCTCGCACAAACTCTCAGTGCCTGGCTCGACGGTTACATCGACGTCACGGAAGAAGAACTGGTATCCGAGTGCGCTGCAATCCTTCTCGCACCGTCAATGAATCAGCCGGACTAGTCCCAGATTCCGAGCTTGTCGAGATGGGCGAGGAGTCGCTCGGCACCGTCGGAGAACTGCACTCGCATCTGCCTGTCCACCTGCCCCAAGTCTCGCTTCTCGAAGGCCTCGATCAGCTTGTCGTGACTCTTCACTGCCAGCTCACCCCAGCCCGGATCAGTCGCGTACAGCCGAGCCGGCGTGTACCGGATAGCGCCGAAGAGGAACCAGCCCAGCTTGGCGCCGCCCGCCACTCGATTAATCAGACGGTGAAACTCGAACTCGCACTGCTCGATCGCCGTTGCATCGGAACGCTCGAGCGCATCTCGCAGCGCTGAGTTCAGTTGCACTAATTCGGCCAGATGCTCAGCGGTAATACCGTCGGTTGCTCGTAGCGCCAATTTGACCGCGATCTCACCCTGCAGCCAGAAGATGTCCTCGATGTCCTGTCGACTCAACGGACACACGATGTAACCCCGATGCGGCACCAGTTCGACCATTCCCTCGCCGCGCAAAGCGACGAGGGCCTCTCGCACCGGTGTCACACTCACACCGAGTTCTGCTGCAGTTTCATCCAATCGAATGAAGTCGCCCGGCCGCACGCCGCCCGACATGATCACGTTGCGAACGTGATTGGCGACGTCCTCGGACAGCTGCGGACGCCGTCTCAGAACAGGGTTCGCCGACCTAGAGCGTGCAGGCGCTGCCACAACCGATCCTCACAGTCCGTACGTCTTACCGATGATGTCTCGCTGAATCTCGTTGGTACCACCGTAAATGGAAGACACAAGAGTCTTCCGCACATGATGTTCCATGTCGAACTCAGTGGCGTAACCGTACCCGCCCATCATCTGCATGCCTTCGAGTGCCGCCTTCTTGGCGGTCTCGGTGAGCTTGAGCTTGGCCATCGATGCTTCTCGCGGAAACATCGTCGTCGGGTTGGCGTCAACCATCCGCGCGACGCTGTAGACCAGGAGCCGACCGCATTCGATTTCGGTGGCGAGGTCTGCGATCCGATGACGCAAAGCCTGGAACGATCCGACCGGCCTGCCGAATTGCTTACGGGTGGTGATGAATTCGAGAGTGTCATCGAATGCCCGCTGCGCCGTTCCCAGCATCATGGCCGCAAGAATGAGTCGTTCGATATTGAGTCCGGCCATCAGCTGCTTCCAACCGTTGCCCACCTCGCCGACCACCGCATCCTCCGGCAGGAACGTGTCCGTGAAGTAGAGGTCGTTGACCTCTTTGCCGCCCATGGTGTCGATGCCGCTGATCTTCAATCCGTCGACGTTCGCCGGGACGTGAAACATCGTCAGGCCCTCGTGCTTGCCTGCACCTCGGGAAGTGCGCGCCACCAGCAGAATGTTCTCGGCAAAATGGGCATTGGAACACCACGTCTTCTGACCGTTGATCAGCCACCCACCGTCAACCTTCTCGGCACGGCAACTGAGATTGCCGACGTCTGATCCGGCCTCGGGTTCCGACATCGAGATCGACTGCGACGCACCTCGAACGATGCCGCCGAGTACTTCCTTCTTCTGCGCCGGGCTACCGAATTTCTCGTACGCCGCACCCGTGATGACAGTAGGTCCGAGGCCGCCGATCGGAGCCATGCCCTTGGCCGCTTCTTCGAGGAATATGCACAGGTCAACTGTGCTGCCGGCGGATCCACCGAATTCTTCGGGGACGGTCAAGCCGAGCCAGCCCAATCCTGCCATCTTCTCGTAGAAGGCCTGGTTGTGGTTGTGTTCGCCGAAGTTGGTCAGTTGGTCGCGCTGACCCCGCGTGCCACTTTCCTTCTTACAGAATGCCGCGACG
Proteins encoded:
- a CDS encoding TetR/AcrR family transcriptional regulator, producing MVYMNDQPRPYGGVDGARRVEQRRESLIEAGLELMGSPEPELTVRGVCKQAGVAARYFYESFADRDALMSAVYDSVVTDIAISTQAAVDTAESEHDKAVAGIANIVQTIARDPRRGRLLFSTALTNPILANRRRDSTMAFVGLLAGNAKTFYRLGDSRQLTLTATFLVGGLAQTLSAWLDGYIDVTEEELVSECAAILLAPSMNQPD
- a CDS encoding acyl-CoA dehydrogenase family protein, which translates into the protein MYMDFTQEQSDFARSVAAFCKKESGTRGQRDQLTNFGEHNHNQAFYEKMAGLGWLGLTVPEEFGGSAGSTVDLCIFLEEAAKGMAPIGGLGPTVITGAAYEKFGSPAQKKEVLGGIVRGASQSISMSEPEAGSDVGNLSCRAEKVDGGWLINGQKTWCSNAHFAENILLVARTSRGAGKHEGLTMFHVPANVDGLKISGIDTMGGKEVNDLYFTDTFLPEDAVVGEVGNGWKQLMAGLNIERLILAAMMLGTAQRAFDDTLEFITTRKQFGRPVGSFQALRHRIADLATEIECGRLLVYSVARMVDANPTTMFPREASMAKLKLTETAKKAALEGMQMMGGYGYATEFDMEHHVRKTLVSSIYGGTNEIQRDIIGKTYGL
- a CDS encoding GntR family transcriptional regulator, encoding MAAPARSRSANPVLRRRPQLSEDVANHVRNVIMSGGVRPGDFIRLDETAAELGVSVTPVREALVALRGEGMVELVPHRGYIVCPLSRQDIEDIFWLQGEIAVKLALRATDGITAEHLAELVQLNSALRDALERSDATAIEQCEFEFHRLINRVAGGAKLGWFLFGAIRYTPARLYATDPGWGELAVKSHDKLIEAFEKRDLGQVDRQMRVQFSDGAERLLAHLDKLGIWD